Sequence from the Candidatus Methylomirabilis sp. genome:
GAGGCGCGCCCGCCGCTTCTTCTCGGCGGCGTCGAACCGGGGCATCCGCTCGTCCTCGTAGTCCTTCCGGAGGGGGTACCCCAGCCAGTCCTCCGGGAGAAGGATCCGCCGGAAGTCGGGGTGCGCCTCGAAGACCACCCCGAACAGATCGTAGGTCTCCCGCTCGTGCCAGTTCGCCCCGGCCCAGATCGGGACGACGCTCCGGACGCGGGGGTCATCCCGCGGGAGGAAGACCTTCATCTCCACCTTGACCGGCTGGCTGAGGGAGGAGACGTTGTAGACCACTTCCAACTGCTTCTGGGCGATCCAGTCCAC
This genomic interval carries:
- a CDS encoding NADH-quinone oxidoreductase subunit C, with the translated sequence MAEAAKGTHKAEAAPPRMAEAEGTPEAKAFLTALRAKVGEAIVEARTRGREVVLQVRPDRNVEVAQTLSDMGLEYLNCLCGVDWIAQKQLEVVYNVSSLSQPVKVEMKVFLPRDDPRVRSVVPIWAGANWHERETYDLFGVVFEAHPDFRRILLPEDWLGYPLRKDYEDERMPRFDAAEKKRRARLFSRDAEAPPEEGD